One Corythoichthys intestinalis isolate RoL2023-P3 chromosome 9, ASM3026506v1, whole genome shotgun sequence DNA window includes the following coding sequences:
- the LOC130922214 gene encoding pseudouridylate synthase RPUSD4, mitochondrial encodes MNHCARNVFVGKWNFLLRPLEKTRTKCHQCSGSALVCFSRSQTTATEQAPDPGKGEKTPLRAIDLARKLRQEKSSTRTAEPPLSDQQKRVMDLKRFSLQLQNVHPNVLAKHLSKSVLYQDQHLVIINKPYGLPVKDSNGETSISSVLPVLSKMMDGIKVRSDSQLLPCLGLEKEMTGALLLARSEEAVEHVLELNSSSQVQRKYWVVTAGIPVPSEGMIDIPIIERAVTGSQPHYKMALSPIYRMNDAGSGLTKVRANRQSLPAVTKYKVLDSHGGCSLVELEPLTGVKHQIRVHMAFAMSCLILGDHKYSHWSKLAPQKLPERVLGKLGLEQSKSRHLPLHLHARQLTLPRIGHGTVSVRCPLPKFFTQTLSRLNLTFPKENDDNQPPCNVV; translated from the exons ATGAACCACTGTGCAAGAAATGTATTTGTTGGCAAATGGAATTTCCTTCTCCGACCTCTAGAAAAAACACGGACTAAATGCCATCAATGTTCGGGATCGGCGCTTGTTTGCTTCAGCCGGAGTCAGACCACGGCCACGGAGCAAGCTCCAGATCCTGGAAAAGGAGAAAAAACTCCACTTCGTGCTATTGACTTGGCTAGAAAGCTCCGGCAGGAGAAGTCCAGTACCCGTACAGCGGAACCCCCTTTGTCCGACCAACAGAAGAGGGTAATGGACTTGAAACGGTTCAGTCTGCAGCTTCAAAATGTTCATCCTAATGTGCTGGCTAAGCACCTGAGCAAAAGCGTGTTGTACCAGGACCAGCATTTGGTCATAATCAACAAACCGTATGGTCTTCCTGTGAAag ATTCCAATGGGGAGACCTCCATATCTTCTGTGCTTCCTGTCCTCTCCAAAATGATGGACGGAATAAAAGTCAGGTCCGACTCCCAGCTGCTGCCCTGCCTGGGCCTGGAGAAAGAGATGACTGGCGCTCTCCTGCTGGCAAGGAGCGAAGAAGCAGTGGAACATGTACTGGAGCTCAACAGTAGTAGTCAAGTGCAGAGAAAGTACTG GGTTGTCACAGCGGGCATACCGGTGCCATCTGAAGGCATGATTGACATTCCCATCATTGAGAGAGCAGTCACCGGCTCTCAGCCTCACTACAAG ATGGCTTTAAGCCCCATTTACAGAATGAATGACGCCGGCAGTGGACTAACGAAAGTCAGAGCCAATCGCCAATCCCTTCCTGCAGTCACAAAGTACAAAGTCCTGGATAGTCATGGTGGATGTAGCCTTGTTGAACTGGAGCCTCTTACTG GAGTGAAGCACCAGATTAGGGTTCATATGGCATTCGCAATGTCATGCCTCATTTTAGGAGACCATAAATATTCACATTGGAGCAAACTGGCACCACAG AAATTACCGGAGCGCGTGCTGGGGAAGCTTGGTCTGGAACAGAGCAAGAGCCGGCATCTTCCGCTTCACTTGCATGCTCGTCAGCTGACGCTGCCTAGAATCGGTCATGGCACTGTCAGTGTGCGATGCCCACTGCCAAAGTTTTTTACTCAAACACTCAGCCGACTGAATTTAACTTTCCCTAAGGAAAACGATGACAACCAACCACCTTGCAATGTTGTATGA